The following coding sequences lie in one Arachis ipaensis cultivar K30076 chromosome B05, Araip1.1, whole genome shotgun sequence genomic window:
- the LOC107644056 gene encoding uncharacterized protein LOC107644056, which translates to MAAAAILYHYPCPDGAFAALAAHLYFKATCLPSLFFPNTVYRPLTPHDLPLTQISHLYLLDFVGPPHFLQDISAKVQRVIVLDHHKTALERLGSENLGAENADKVIDMERSGATIALDYFKEKLMNHDAVKHQSVLDEFERVRQLFRYIEDGDLWRWKLHNSKAFSSGLKDLNIEFDVRKNPSMFDQLLSLDLDCVISQGMKSLSHKQKLMDDCISKSYEIALGNGAFGCCLAVDADTTLSELRSELGHQLAIKSQKMKLRGIGAIVYKVPELENDHKFKISLRSVENEDTTPISQEFGGGGHRNASSFMLSCEEFEQWKV; encoded by the exons ATGGCAGCAGCAGCAATACTTTACCACTACCCATGTCCGGACGGTGCTTTTGCTGCTCTGGCGGCACACCTCTATTTCAAGGCAACTTGTCTCCCTTCACTCTTCTTCCCCAACACCGTCTACCGCCCTCTCACCCCCCACGATCTTCCTCTCACTCAAATCTCCCATCTCTACCTTCTCGATTTCGTTGGCCCTCCTCACTTTCTTCAAGATATCTCCGCCAAAGTTCAAAG AGTGATCGTTTTGGACCATCACAAAACTGCACTTGAGAGGCTAGGGAGTGAGAATTTGGGGGCTGAGAATGCTGATAAAGTGATTGATATGGAGAGGAGTGGGGCTACTATCGCCTTGGATTACTTCAAAGAGAAGCTTATGAATCATGATGCTGTTAAGCACCAGTCTGTGCTCGATGAATTTGAGCGTGTTCGCCAACTCTTTCGCTACATTGAAGATGGGGACCTTTGGAGGTGGAAACTGCATAACAGCAAAGCTTTTAGCAGTGGATTGAAGGATTTGAACATTGAGTTTGATGTTAGAAAAAACCCTTCCATGTTTGATCAA TTGCTTTCCTTGGACTTGGATTGTGTTATTAGTCAAGGCATGAAGAGCTTATCACACAAACAAAAACTAATGGATGATTGTATTTCCAAGTCATATGAGATTGCCCTCGGTAATGGTGCATTTGGTTGTTGCCTG GCTGTTGATGCAGATACAACACTTTCAGAGTTAAGGAGTGAATTGGGACATCAACTAGCTATTAAAAGCCAAAAAATGAAGTTGAG GGGTATCGGAGCTATTGTATATAAAGTACCAGAGCTTGAAAATGATCACAAGTTTAAAATAAGCCTGAGAAGTGTGGAAAATGAAGATACAACGCCAATCTCACAG GAATTTGGAGGTGGCGGACATCGAAACGCAAGCTCTTTCATGTTAAGCTGTGAAGAATTTGAGCAATGGAAGGTGTGA
- the LOC107642056 gene encoding NAC domain-containing protein 86, translating to MSPVGLPPGFRFHPTDEELVNYYLKRKINGQEIELDIIPEVDLYKCEPWELAEKSFLPSRDPEWYFFGPRDRKYPNGFRTNRATRAGYWKSTGKDRRVSSQSRPIGMKKTLVYYRGRAPQGIRTDWVMHEYRLDDKDSEDTTGLQDTYALCRVFKKNGICTDVEEQVGHCSNMSSLIESSQTIINNNNNNSNNNNEYCETMSPDIAGVSSSCLEEEDKDDSWMQFITEDAWYSSNAPNMVGGEEVSHVTFTS from the exons atGTCACCAGTTGGATTACCACCTGGGTTTAGGTTTCATCCAACAGATGAAGAGCTTGTTAACTATTATCTAAAGAGGAAGATCAATGGCCAAGAAATTGAACTTGATATCATTCCTGAGGTTGATCTCTACAAATGTGAACCATGGGAATTAGcag AAAAATCATTTTTGCCGAGTAGAGATCCAGAGTGGTATTTCTTTGGACCAAGGGACAGAAAATACCCTAACGGATTTAGAACAAATAGAGCAACACGAGCAGGGTACTGGAAATCAACAGGTAAAGACAGGAGAGTTTCAAGCCAAAGCAGACCAATTGGTATGAAGAAGACTTTGGTTTATTATAGAGGAAGGGCTCCTCAAGGAATCAGAACTGATTGGGTTATGCACGAATATCGTCTCGATGACAAGGACTCTGAAGACACCACCGGTTTACAG GATACTTATGCTTTGTGCCGTGTGTTCAAGAAAAATGGAATATGTACGGATGTTGAAGAGCAAGTAGGGCATTGTAGTAACATGTCTTCACTAATTGAGAGCTCACAaaccataatcaataataataacaataatagtaataataataatgagtaTTGTGAAACCATGTCACCAGACATAGCAGGGGTTTCATCTTCATGTTTGGAAGAGGAAGACAAAGATGATTCATGGATGCAGTTCATCACGGAAGATGCATGGTACTCTTCTAATGCACCAAATATGGTTGGTGGTGAAGAAGTTTCACATGTTACATTTACAAGCTAA